From a region of the Bdellovibrio bacteriovorus genome:
- a CDS encoding SDR family oxidoreductase yields the protein MGLRVMITGPTGTLGQELVRKFKRAGLPFVAASRSLDRLPEGVRGLQLDYGNSLILEQAFRDVDVLFFLQPLASGMREEALRVIKAARKSGVEYILKISEIGASAESPYLYQRLHGEIDDLLKHSGIPYALLKPSSYMQNFIHGYGEALLQGTLFLPEGEGRTAYVDARDVADVALEILKKPWDYEQKSLDVTGARALSNSEAMALLSNQIRRRISYVPVTEEAVLKTWQRSGMDKFQMEVRLSLHRAVREGRTHQVSIIYQSIMGREPVSFEQFCHEMKDFWLPRREDTELWR from the coding sequence ATGGGTCTTCGCGTGATGATCACGGGTCCCACTGGCACTCTGGGCCAAGAACTTGTGCGCAAATTTAAACGGGCGGGCCTTCCCTTTGTGGCAGCGTCGCGCTCTTTAGATCGCCTGCCTGAAGGTGTTCGGGGTTTGCAGCTGGATTATGGAAACAGCCTCATTTTAGAGCAGGCCTTTCGCGATGTCGATGTCCTCTTCTTTCTACAACCTTTGGCTTCAGGCATGCGTGAAGAGGCCTTGCGGGTCATTAAAGCAGCTCGTAAATCCGGTGTGGAATATATTTTAAAAATTTCTGAAATAGGGGCGAGCGCAGAGTCTCCTTATCTTTATCAACGTCTTCACGGAGAAATTGATGACCTTTTAAAGCATAGCGGGATTCCTTATGCTCTTTTAAAGCCCTCTTCTTATATGCAAAATTTTATTCATGGTTATGGAGAGGCCCTTTTGCAGGGCACTTTATTCTTGCCTGAAGGAGAGGGGCGGACAGCCTATGTGGATGCCCGAGATGTCGCCGATGTCGCTTTAGAGATTTTAAAAAAGCCTTGGGATTATGAGCAAAAAAGTTTGGATGTCACTGGCGCCAGAGCTCTTTCCAATTCCGAAGCAATGGCACTTCTTTCGAATCAAATTCGTCGTCGTATTTCCTATGTCCCCGTAACAGAAGAGGCGGTCCTAAAAACGTGGCAGAGATCCGGCATGGATAAGTTCCAAATGGAAGTGCGGTTGAGTCTGCATCGGGCAGTCCGAGAGGGCCGCACGCATCAAGTTTCCATCATTTATCAAAGCATAATGGGACGTGAGCCTGTGTCGTTTGAACAGTTTTGCCACGAGATGAAGGACTTTTGGCTCCCCCGTCGTGAAGACACAGAGCTGTGGCGCTAA